From the Candidatus Aenigmatarchaeota archaeon genome, the window AAATTCATCTTTTTCTCTTTCCCAGCTCAAATTTCTGCAGTTATTTTAGGACACTTTATCGGAATACAGGGTTTTTGGCTTTCATTAACTATATATCAAGTAATAAATACAATCTTGATGATAATTATCGGGGGATTTGGTCCTATATTTGTTGCTTTTTTATTTACAAACACTATTTTCAATATTATTATTTATAAACTTTTAATTGCCATATAAATAAAAAATGCTTAAATTTTACAAGGACTATAAACTCTAAGGTGTATTGTATTTAACGAAGAATCAATTGTAAAACTAAAAAAACTTGTGAAATACTTAGAGAAAATTAGGGGTAGACACACAGAACTTATATCCTTATATATACCAAGCGGCTACAACCTTGCTGAAATCCAAAACATGCTTAGATCTGAATATGCATTGACACAAAATGTAAAATCTAGACAAACTAGGAATAATGTTCTGAGTGCTTTAGAAAAGATAATGAACCATTTAAAACTGTTCAGGACCACACCAGAAAATGGTTTAATAGTGTTCTGTGGAAACATCTCTGAAAAAGAGGGAGAAAGCGATATACAAATATGGTCGATAGAACCACCACAACCACTTAATCAAAAAATATACTGGTGTGATCAGAATTTTGTTCTTGATCCATTGAAAGAGATGTTGACTGAAAAGGAGGTTTATGGGTTGATAGTGATAGATGGCGGGGGAGCAGATATAGGATTTCTTAGAGGAAAAAAGGTTACACTCGAAAAGCATATAGATTCAATGGTTCCGGGAAAAACTTCTGCCGGTGGTTGGAGTCAGATGAGATACTTGAGAATAAGAGAAGAGGCTAAAAAGGAACATATGAAAGAGGTTGCTGAGATTGCCAACAAACTTTTCTTGCAAGAAAAAAACCTAAAAGGTGTGATAATAGGGGGGCCAGGACCTTTTAAAGAAAAGTTTGATGAAGCGGGTTATCTAGATTATCAGCTAAAGCAGAAAAAACTAGGTGTTGTTGATACAAGTTATACTGGCCTGCAGGGTTTAAATGAGTTAATAAAACGAGGAGAAAACTTGATACAAGAGGCATCAGTAGTAAGGGAGAGGAAGTTATTGGAGGTTTTCTTTTCGCATCTACAAAAAGATGATGGATTATCTGTTTATGGCCTTGAAGAGGTTTTAAAATATTTGAGAATGGGGGCTGTTGAAAAAATATTAGTTATAGATGATTTTGACTGGCTAAGATTCAGTTTAAAATGTCAGTGTGGGTATGAAATGGAGAAAGAAGGAAAGCCGAATTCTCAGTTTAAATGCCCAAATTGTGGGGCCTTGATGAATGTGGTCGAGACAAAAGAATTATTGGAGGTGCTCCCCGAAGAAGCAAATTTATATAGCACGGAAGTTGAAATTCTCTCATCAGAAAGTACTGAAGGGGAACAGTTCAAGAATTTAGGAGGTGTTGGGGCTATACTGAGATATAAAGTTGATTAACCGCAAATAAAATTGCGGGTTTAATTTAAATATATAACTGTCCTAAAATAATGTTTAAGTGAAATACATGTTATACCAGTTCAAAAGTTTTTGTTTCTTTTGAATTGGATAGTGCTTATTCTAAGGTGGTTATGGTGAATGAAAGCCAATTTGCATGACCGAAGAACAACTGAAGGTTCTTCGGAGGATTATTGAGAGATCATTGAATAATACCCAGTTGTTGATATTAAAAGAATTAGTAAATAATGCACATTATACAAATGTAACTGACTTTATAGAAAATTTGTCAGAAAAATATAATATACCAGAATCCACAATAAGGTGGAATGTAGGAATTCTAAGAGATATTGGTTTTATTAGATGTGGAAACTTGAGAGAAAGAGGTATCCCTGTTAGGATTGAGGAATCTGGAAAAATAATATTGGATGTTCTTTCGAGTGATTTTATTTTTGATGAAAAAAAAGAAGAGGTGATATAGTTGATATATGAAGTTAAAGCAGAAGATGGTAGAACAACTTATTTGGATTTTTTGGGTGGTGATACTTGGAAAAAAGCCAGAGAATATGTTCAAAGATATATGCCATATGCTAGAAACCCAACAATTAGAGAAGTTTCACTCCAAGATTTACCACCTGGTGCAAAAATTGT encodes:
- the prf1 gene encoding peptide chain release factor aRF-1, which encodes MVKLKKLVKYLEKIRGRHTELISLYIPSGYNLAEIQNMLRSEYALTQNVKSRQTRNNVLSALEKIMNHLKLFRTTPENGLIVFCGNISEKEGESDIQIWSIEPPQPLNQKIYWCDQNFVLDPLKEMLTEKEVYGLIVIDGGGADIGFLRGKKVTLEKHIDSMVPGKTSAGGWSQMRYLRIREEAKKEHMKEVAEIANKLFLQEKNLKGVIIGGPGPFKEKFDEAGYLDYQLKQKKLGVVDTSYTGLQGLNELIKRGENLIQEASVVRERKLLEVFFSHLQKDDGLSVYGLEEVLKYLRMGAVEKILVIDDFDWLRFSLKCQCGYEMEKEGKPNSQFKCPNCGALMNVVETKELLEVLPEEANLYSTEVEILSSESTEGEQFKNLGGVGAILRYKVD